A portion of the Flavobacterium limnophilum genome contains these proteins:
- the mobC gene encoding conjugal transfer protein MobC: protein MQGEDDVRGLAKIMAFMRAVSIQLVLMHFYWFCYGFFLERGWTLELINKILGNFQRTASLFSNTLYSKLFALVLLALSCLGTKGVKNEKITWTKIYSALTIGFVLFFLNTPLLRLSSGMATSLYILTTSLGYIALMVAGVWISRLLRTNLMDDVFNNENESFMQETKLMKNEYSVNLPTTFYYKGKWNEGWINVVNPFRASIVLGTPGSGKSYAVINNYIKQHIEKGFSMYIYDFKFDDLSTIAYNHLLKHADKYKVEPKFYVINFDDPRRSHRCNPINPNFMTDISDAYESAYTIMLNLNRSWIQKQGDFFVESPIILLAAIIWFLKIYDNGKYCTFPHAIELLNKKYADVFTILTSYSDLENYLSPFMDAWQGGAQDQLQGQIASAKIPLSRMISPQLYWVMTGDDFSLDINNPNEPKILCVGNNPDRQNIYSAALGLYNSRIIKLINKKGKLKSSVIIDELPTIYFRGLDNLIATARSNKVAVCLGFQDYSQLTRDYGDKESKVIQNTVGNIFSGQVVGETAKSLSERFGKVLQKRQSLTINRSDKSTSISTQLDSLIPASKISTLTQGMFVGAVSDNFDERIEQKIFNAEIVVDNAKVAAETKVYKKIPEILSFVDEHGKDKMKEEIEANYRQIKRDIVLIIETELERIKKDPDLQHLVQEG, encoded by the coding sequence ATGCAAGGAGAGGACGATGTAAGAGGACTGGCCAAAATAATGGCTTTTATGCGTGCAGTCAGCATCCAGCTGGTATTAATGCACTTTTACTGGTTTTGTTATGGCTTTTTTTTGGAACGGGGTTGGACACTTGAACTAATCAACAAAATATTAGGTAATTTTCAACGGACAGCAAGCTTGTTTTCCAATACTTTATATTCCAAACTCTTTGCTTTGGTTTTACTCGCATTAAGTTGTTTGGGAACCAAGGGAGTAAAAAATGAAAAGATAACCTGGACCAAAATCTACTCAGCCTTAACAATCGGTTTTGTTCTTTTCTTTTTGAATACTCCATTATTACGACTATCTTCAGGAATGGCAACATCTTTATATATTCTGACAACTTCACTAGGTTACATTGCTTTAATGGTGGCTGGTGTATGGATTAGTCGTTTACTCCGTACCAACCTAATGGATGATGTCTTCAATAACGAGAACGAAAGTTTTATGCAAGAAACCAAATTGATGAAAAATGAATATTCCGTTAATCTTCCAACCACGTTTTATTATAAAGGCAAATGGAATGAGGGATGGATTAACGTAGTAAACCCTTTTAGAGCTTCCATTGTTTTGGGTACACCAGGATCGGGTAAAAGTTATGCCGTAATAAACAATTACATCAAGCAGCATATTGAAAAGGGGTTTTCGATGTACATTTATGATTTTAAATTTGATGACCTTTCTACCATCGCCTACAATCATTTGCTGAAGCATGCCGATAAGTATAAAGTAGAGCCAAAATTCTATGTCATTAATTTCGATGACCCGCGAAGAAGCCACCGTTGTAATCCCATCAATCCAAATTTTATGACGGACATATCAGATGCTTATGAGTCGGCTTATACCATTATGCTAAACCTTAACCGAAGTTGGATACAAAAGCAGGGAGATTTCTTTGTGGAATCTCCGATAATCTTGTTAGCCGCCATTATCTGGTTTCTAAAAATATATGATAACGGAAAGTACTGTACATTTCCTCACGCCATTGAGTTGCTCAATAAGAAATACGCAGATGTATTTACCATCCTTACTTCTTATTCAGATCTCGAAAATTATTTGTCACCTTTTATGGATGCGTGGCAAGGTGGGGCACAAGACCAGTTGCAAGGACAGATAGCTTCCGCTAAAATTCCTCTATCAAGAATGATTTCACCACAACTTTATTGGGTAATGACAGGAGATGACTTCTCATTAGATATCAATAATCCAAATGAACCGAAAATACTTTGCGTTGGTAATAATCCCGATAGGCAGAATATCTATTCGGCTGCATTGGGGTTGTATAATTCTAGAATCATAAAACTGATAAACAAGAAAGGAAAACTAAAAAGTTCAGTCATTATTGATGAATTACCAACTATATACTTTAGAGGATTGGATAATCTGATTGCCACTGCCAGAAGCAATAAAGTAGCCGTTTGTTTGGGGTTTCAGGATTATTCCCAATTAACCCGTGATTATGGTGACAAAGAAAGTAAAGTTATTCAAAATACGGTTGGTAATATTTTTAGCGGACAAGTTGTTGGAGAGACTGCTAAAAGTTTATCAGAACGTTTTGGCAAAGTATTACAGAAAAGACAAAGCCTGACTATCAATAGAAGCGATAAATCTACCTCCATTTCGACCCAGTTGGACAGTCTTATCCCTGCATCCAAAATTTCGACTCTTACACAAGGAATGTTTGTGGGAGCTGTTTCGGATAATTTTGATGAGCGTATTGAACAGAAAATTTTTAATGCTGAAATCGTAGTGGATAATGCTAAAGTAGCTGCCGAAACTAAAGTTTATAAAAAGATACCTGAGATTTTATCTTTCGTGGATGAACACGGTAAAGATAAAATGAAAGAAGAAATAGAAGCTAATTACAGGCAAATAAAACGGGATATTGTTCTAATTATCGAAACTGAATTGGAAAGGATCAAAAAGGATCCAGATTTACAGCATTTGGTGCAAGAAGGTTAA
- the mobA gene encoding conjugal transfer protein MobA, with protein MNGEQNNGKHKGGRNLKKNPSIHRYVFRLTDEENAKFLSLFEASGADNKAHFITSILFEKQIKTVKIDIAAMDYYMRLTTLYGQFRSVGVNYNQIVKLLYRNFSEKKAAAYLFKLEKQTVELAKLCREITQLTEEFENKYLIKNQKNDSQD; from the coding sequence ATGAATGGAGAACAAAACAATGGAAAGCATAAAGGTGGTCGGAATCTTAAAAAGAATCCGAGCATCCACCGTTATGTTTTTCGTCTTACGGACGAGGAAAATGCTAAATTCCTTTCCCTTTTTGAAGCTTCAGGTGCAGATAATAAAGCTCATTTCATTACTTCCATTTTGTTTGAAAAGCAAATTAAAACTGTAAAAATAGATATAGCTGCAATGGATTATTACATGCGGTTAACTACTTTGTATGGTCAGTTTCGTTCCGTTGGCGTCAATTACAATCAGATAGTAAAACTATTGTATCGCAATTTTTCCGAAAAGAAAGCGGCGGCATATCTGTTTAAACTGGAAAAACAAACAGTAGAATTAGCGAAGTTATGCCGTGAAATCACGCAGTTGACTGAGGAGTTTGAAAACAAATATTTGATTAAAAACCAAAAAAATGATAGCCAAGATTAA
- the mobB gene encoding conjugal transfer protein MobB, giving the protein MIAKINRGANMIGALSYNQLKVDTEKGEVLATHRMRETINGNYTVAQLHSSFEPYLIANKRTEKPVLHISLNPDPRDQVNDESFKLLAKDYMELMGYGEQPYVVFKHTDIERTHIHIVSTCVDRNGKKISDSYEKLRSMNACRTLEQHYELLPATEKERNPKEAIFRPVDYKEVNVKSQIASVVRHLPKYYEYQSLGAYSALLSLFNITTEEVKGEVNGQPKQGLVYFALNELGEKASNPFKASRFGRYAGLENLQKHFGKSKEKMKASQAKTVLKNTIEIAMYTTPSETEFKKQLLEQGINMVVRRNKEGRIYGMTFIDHESRTVWNGSQLDKNLSANVFNDWWKDGNTEKRPEMMKDDSIHLSSIKKENPPTETAQPHELFDFLNQRQTENSNDNLGLIEAMGGLLPQAQGEDYEEQKFANQMNKKKKRRRNGDQK; this is encoded by the coding sequence ATGATAGCCAAGATTAATCGTGGAGCAAATATGATTGGTGCACTTTCTTATAATCAACTGAAAGTTGATACGGAAAAAGGGGAGGTATTGGCAACCCATCGAATGAGAGAAACCATCAATGGAAATTATACCGTTGCTCAATTACACAGTTCATTTGAACCTTATCTAATTGCAAACAAGCGAACGGAAAAGCCTGTTTTGCATATATCGCTCAATCCCGACCCGAGAGATCAGGTAAATGATGAAAGCTTTAAACTGCTAGCCAAAGATTATATGGAACTCATGGGTTATGGTGAACAGCCTTATGTAGTTTTCAAACATACCGACATTGAACGAACTCACATTCACATTGTATCAACATGTGTAGATCGTAACGGTAAAAAAATATCGGATTCTTATGAAAAATTACGTTCCATGAATGCCTGCCGTACATTGGAACAACATTATGAACTACTACCGGCAACGGAAAAAGAACGCAATCCAAAAGAAGCAATTTTCAGACCAGTAGATTATAAAGAAGTTAATGTAAAGAGCCAGATAGCTTCAGTAGTTCGACACTTACCAAAGTATTACGAGTACCAAAGTTTGGGAGCTTATAGTGCACTACTTTCCCTTTTTAACATTACCACTGAGGAAGTAAAAGGAGAAGTAAACGGTCAGCCTAAACAGGGATTGGTCTATTTTGCATTGAACGAGCTGGGAGAAAAAGCTAGTAATCCGTTCAAGGCATCACGCTTTGGTCGCTATGCAGGTTTGGAAAATTTACAAAAACATTTTGGGAAATCGAAAGAAAAGATGAAAGCGTCACAAGCAAAAACGGTACTAAAAAACACCATTGAAATAGCTATGTATACAACTCCCAGTGAAACTGAATTCAAGAAACAATTACTGGAGCAAGGAATTAATATGGTTGTCCGTCGGAACAAAGAAGGACGTATTTATGGAATGACTTTTATTGACCACGAATCCCGTACCGTTTGGAATGGCTCACAATTAGACAAAAATCTTTCTGCCAACGTTTTCAATGATTGGTGGAAAGATGGAAATACTGAAAAACGCCCAGAAATGATGAAGGATGACTCCATTCATTTATCATCCATTAAAAAAGAAAATCCACCAACAGAAACAGCTCAACCTCACGAACTTTTTGATTTTCTTAATCAAAGACAAACTGAGAATAGCAATGATAATCTTGGATTAATTGAAGCAATGGGTGGATTACTGCCTCAAGCGCAGGGCGAAGATTATGAAGAACAAAAATTTGCCAACCAAATGAATAAAAAGAAGAAACGCAGAAGAAATGGAGACCAAAAATAG